From the Bradysia coprophila strain Holo2 chromosome X unlocalized genomic scaffold, BU_Bcop_v1 contig_12, whole genome shotgun sequence genome, the window ttgaattttctaaaatttcctaATCATTTCCAtgttttctctaatttttccgattccgaaaaatatttttggtgaaacttggaaaaatttaggaaatttccTAGTCCGTGGTTCCTGATAACCGAAACCACGTTGCATTTTCTCTTTACTTACACTTATACTGTTTTTATAGGAACTCACAAAATTGGTCCAATAAAACGAACGCCTGGTCGTCTGCCAAGGGTTCCATTCACTGCCGAACAACTGAGCTCCTTAGAGAATGCCTATATACAATCATCATACCTAAGTTCTGAAGAAGCCAACCGTCTGGCTGCAAGTTTGGACTTAACGAGTACACGGGTAAGCTACCATACATTTGCATCCgcaaaaaaaccaacaaatttaattggatAAAATCAACAGgtaaaaatttggtttcaaAATCGAAGGGCGCGGGAACGTCGCGAACGAAAGGAAGCTGATTTGACAACAGCGACACAAGTGATAAATATTACGACAAATCGAAACCAAAAAGAGTTTCAATTATGCAACATAGACAAGTAGAAATgtagtaaaatttaaataaagttcacacaaaaattttcattataagTAAAATGTTGTCTTTGTTATTGTGGTTTTTATGTTATGTATGTACGTTCCGCAAAGTCCATCATATCATTTACACCAACTCATTGTAAGTTTACGTTCAAGTTTATACAGACGAAACTGGTTTCgtttgttgtttctttttttattattattcatcACTGAAATCTCTGAACCCCTTCcatgacgtttttttttcaaacattcaattcaattccacTTACATGAACGAATAAATGACTCTGGTTCTCATTAACAATTTAATGTATATGTGTTGTGAAATAACAAACGAGATTTCTCTTCACGGCCATACCTCGACCAATTGCATTACCATTTTAACTTAGTTTGCTTCTTCAGTTGGTGAAAGAGTGATGTGTTGTTACATTGTTTAAAGTTTGTCCATGTAAGAGAGGTGAGTTTAATCAATTTGGTgagataaaacaaaacaaaaattgtttaccaTTTCCGAAACACATTAAATAGAAATTACAATATCACAATAATTAACCCACCAGGTCTAATATCGGACACCGTAAATATGAGTATCAAAACATACCAATGAAATTATATTGTCTGGTACTGCACATCAATTAAAATGCGAATTTCTTGCCTAAGCATTTTAATGACCCGTGACGAAGttcatattttgttatttattgcaACATTCCGTTTATTGCCGTTCTGGTGTGGTCTTGTAGTTAGTGCATATATCAGCTCTTTAAAAAGAAAGGGCGCAGGTAGTAAATATATTTGGTGTTACACTTGACTGTCGATTATTTTTATGCACTCATTGTCAATTAACGTGATTTCTCAAGCAAGTGTCGGTAGTTGGTACTGTTTGGCTGGTTTGGTTACGTGTCGAAGAAAcacattttctaatttaataaatatttcgcGTTGTGTCTGCTGTATACGTGTAAGATAttttgtaaagtttttttttgacgatgtttaacacaattttgtgattcAATTCATAATCGGAATGATATAACCGATCCAAAATCTGATAGGTTACTtcctaaatgtatttttatagcCAGATAAGTAGCAACAAGTTGCGtcgttctctttttttatgaTGACGACAACGTTACCGTAACTATAATTGTTGTTTGTTCGTTGATGTatcaagaaatgtttttaacgGGCCCAGCCCGTCGCTTTTTTTGATGTGTTGGGATGACTCTGGGTCCTGTTTCAAAGAATGAATTTCGGGTTTGTACCGGTGTTTGAAATCAAATCCTCCATATTTAAATCAATCACAAAAACTATTGCATTCATATTCATGTGACAAAGTTGGCTTAACTTTGGCGAGAAAAGATCGAAGGACAAGAAGGTGGAACACAAAGAGCACCTTAGAGGAACACACAATCTAAAACGTTGCTTTAAAACAGAGTCGACTCttgaaatagtttttgtaattttcggGTCGGGTCCGGTTTGGTTGGGTTTTTGGAAAAACCTCAACCCGATCACctctaatttttttatttacatccaTCAACTAGCAGATAATGTAGTTGTGTAGGCGAATGATAATATATTACTCTCACATCATTAACTCTAACGTTAGTGTGTTAACTCAGCAGACTATAATTATGACAGCAGGGTATAGTGGCTTTCAActatttttcttacaaaagaTATGTATAAATccatgaagaaatttttgtatggtttTCTGAAAGTCTTCGAGTTCCTTCTTCCACCATGCTATACGATCTACTGCATTAAAGTCTggagaatttatttaaaaaaaaaatattcaaaagatGTTCACATGCAAGGCTGGTGGCACTAAAAAGATGGTATATCTCGTGGTATATACAActcgaagattttcaaaaaacctggccctttacttaaaaaaaaaatgtgattcttaacctgttacagacggcaagaaTATTAAACGTTTGTCTGATCTAtgacttcatttgatcgaagattttcagatattgatttcagaaatcttttacttcatttgttttgaacatgccttttgctatataagacctcattaggTATAGCTTGTCggttattattgctgtcgttgtcgataacagatgacagccgtctgtaacagggtAAAATCTCGTATGATAATCGAACTAGTTGTCAGTTTCATGCGCATCTTTAAAAGTAGTTGAAAATCACTATACCCTACAGTATGACCATTTGAGAGTGATTGGTTCTTCTGTTATACAATCCCGATTaattcacattcaaaattAGACTATTCGACTGACTGactaatatatttttttcacatttaacaCATTTCAGATTTGACGctacaaaaaaggaaaatttaaaaagaatccATAGACGAAGAAATGTTAGATCTTAGTTGTCCCAACGTTCAATTGATATTAGCTACCATCGTCACAGCGATTATAACCGGTTTCACTACATTACGATTCTATTGCTACATTACGTTGGGCAGGTGTCACTCTCGTGCAAAAATGGAAggaaaaacagttttgatCACTGGCGCTAACGGTGGAATCGGAAAAGAAACAACGAAGGACATTGCTAAGCGTGGAGCACGAATTATTTTAGCTTGTCGTAATGTTGATGCAGCCAATGAGGTTAAAGGTAAATGTTTGGGTTCATTTTACGTTCTGACTCGATTGACATCAATTGATACATTTTTCAGACGAAGTGGTAAAGGAAACCGGTAACCAGAATATCGTCGTTAAAAAGCTGGATCTTAGTTCCCAAAAATCTGTACGTGAATTTGCTGCTGATATCAACAAAACCGAACAAAAGCTGGATGTTTTGATTCATAATGCCGGCATGGCCCTAGCTGTTCGCGGTCAACAAAGTGAAGATGGTATTGAGATGACAATGGCTACCAATCATTATGGTCCGTTCCTGTTGACCCACTTACTGATCGATTTACTCAAAAAGACACCAAAGAGTCGCATTGTGGTAGTTGCATCCGAACTGTACAAATTGGCTTCGGTCAACTTGAACAATTTGAATCCAATCAATACAAGACCGGCCGCTTATTTGTACTACGTTTCAAAGTATGCCAACATCTATTTTACACGCGAATTGGCCAGACGTTTGGAAGGCACTGGTGTATCGGCTAATTGCTTGCATCCCGGAATGATTGATACAGGAATTTGGCGTAACGTCCCGTTCCCGTTGAATTATCCGATGAAAATGATTACGAAAGGTTTCTTCAAAACACCGGTACAAGGTGCCCAGACGACCATACATTTGGCCGTTTCCGAGGAACTTGAAGGAATTTCCGGAAAATACTTTATGGACTGTAAGGAACATAGTTTGAATACAGCCGCGTGTGATATGGAAAAGGCAAAGAAATTGTGGGAAGAATCTgctaaaatagtaaaattaacGGAAAGTGATCCGAAGATCTAACTCtgaattcttgaaaataaatttttttttaaaatataaaatggagAATGTTGTGTTGATTAAACTTTGTGCAATGTTGAATATCCCAATCGCAACATGAAAGTGTGGGCGACGGAGTGCAACagaattccgaaaaaaaaatctgtaaaagtTCATCGCATGTGCTAGGTAAGTTGACCACAGTGGATTTTGATTGCACATGTGATCTAATAGAACTGTTTAAGAACTCTGTATCTCAACCAAGACGCAGACTCTAGTTGGAGAGTCATAaatattccaattttcaacTGGCAGTATATATAGCAATCTTTAGACTCCTCCAGGGACCTGACGTATAACCATGCAAATAGTACAGTGGATCTTCATACCTCATATTTAATTACTCATTAAAAAACACTTCTAAGACAATCACTTTGTAGTaactacttacaaaataatggTTTCTTTGAGGAAAAAAGTCACGAACCTCTATCGGCTGTTTGATCAGTATTGAATAATACCGAAGCGCACAACCAAAATGGTTCGTTGGAATCAAAACGTTCACAAAACATTTGCTTagcgaataaataaataattacgGACCACATGGATGCCGCTTTGTCGATCATTTCTTATCATCCAATGTTTTCTGTTTAGTCTCAGGTAATGTTGACGATAGAATTCCTGCCAACAGAGCACATATACCACATATTGTTGTCGGAATGTACCAAGCAAATTTTCCCTGCAAATCGGTGATCGGTTTACATATTATGATTGAATTGAGATAAAATTAGTTGTACCAAAAAATCGACGACAAAAGGAGCTGCTATCGATCCAACATGAGCAATTGTCGACGACGTTCCCAAAGCAGAACTTCGTAGACTGGTTGGAAATAGTTCAGCTGTATGAAGGGTGACAACTGAGTAAACAGCAGTTATGCCAAATCTAGCGAACATCGCTAGTGATACGACCCATACTGCCGCATCtatgatcaaaaaaaaaatattttcaaaaattattcagTTCGGTAAGGAGTTCAATGTCAGATTACCTTGAGGGACAGTTAATAGGGCCAACAAACACAGTCCTGCAAATGCAAACAATACGAACGAGGAAACTCTACGtcacacaaattttaatgtgaGAACAGTGAAGAGATAGGCGAGTATGTCTACAAGTCCAGTTGAGGCCACATATACTACCCTGTTGGCGGCTAAATTATCAGCATTCAATGCTGTAAATCAGACAGTCTCAATGAAAAGGTAAACCAAATCATGGCTAGTTAAGGACTAAGGCATATTACGTTATTGGTAAAAACCATTCCATATTTCACTAAACCGCAGACTAATCAGGCCTGAAGTcaattttgtgtcaaaaattgttttcacttCATTCAAATACATACCA encodes:
- the LOC119067271 gene encoding homeobox protein MSX-1-like, producing MDLSDFYKRPRYCEEMCKKDVTVKSSNFSIDHILNKAGENISNCCTISEASVLEENFANKYSSELMPMFSWLQYTRYRPPKLTRTHKIGPIKRTPGRLPRVPFTAEQLSSLENAYIQSSYLSSEEANRLAASLDLTSTRVKIWFQNRRARERRERKEADLTTATQVINITTNRNQKEFQLCNIDK
- the LOC119067228 gene encoding retinol dehydrogenase 14, with amino-acid sequence MLDLSCPNVQLILATIVTAIITGFTTLRFYCYITLGRCHSRAKMEGKTVLITGANGGIGKETTKDIAKRGARIILACRNVDAANEVKDEVVKETGNQNIVVKKLDLSSQKSVREFAADINKTEQKLDVLIHNAGMALAVRGQQSEDGIEMTMATNHYGPFLLTHLLIDLLKKTPKSRIVVVASELYKLASVNLNNLNPINTRPAAYLYYVSKYANIYFTRELARRLEGTGVSANCLHPGMIDTGIWRNVPFPLNYPMKMITKGFFKTPVQGAQTTIHLAVSEELEGISGKYFMDCKEHSLNTAACDMEKAKKLWEESAKIVKLTESDPKI